A DNA window from Nitrospira sp. contains the following coding sequences:
- a CDS encoding conserved membrane protein of unknown function (Evidence 4 : Unknown function but conserved in other organisms; MaGe:77309767) — MRAVNPSVPEAKREKEKWGRERIVGNRVAHRVVAVLLLVSLGACAAPGPVLRSNKHLQLNGKEGAEQDIAACQGKAERAGLTSGVNRTGSIVSGGVLGLIIGAAGGASTGLIGGGIGVAIGAAAGGGLGLIGGMAAGAYKPADPDPAYADSVVRCLIEKGYEVSGWE; from the coding sequence ATGCGCGCAGTGAATCCATCGGTACCGGAAGCCAAGAGAGAAAAGGAAAAGTGGGGAAGGGAGAGGATTGTGGGAAATCGTGTGGCTCATCGTGTCGTTGCGGTTCTATTGCTCGTGAGTCTTGGGGCTTGTGCGGCGCCGGGGCCGGTGTTGCGGTCGAATAAGCATTTGCAACTGAACGGGAAAGAAGGGGCGGAGCAGGATATTGCCGCTTGTCAGGGGAAAGCCGAGCGGGCCGGGCTGACATCCGGAGTGAACCGGACCGGCAGCATTGTCAGCGGCGGCGTATTGGGATTGATTATCGGGGCCGCCGGCGGAGCCTCTACCGGCTTGATCGGCGGTGGCATCGGTGTGGCGATCGGCGCGGCCGCCGGCGGCGGGCTGGGCTTGATCGGCGGCATGGCGGCCGGTGCGTACAAACCGGCCGATCCCGATCCGGCCTATGCCGATAGTGTCGTGCGTTGTCTTATCGAGAAGGGCTATGAGGTGAGTGGATGGGAGTGA
- a CDS encoding Gly-zipperOmpA domain-containing protein (MaGe:77309768): MKRRTQLVFASLLLVTSACSGAKPILYPNQHLQAAGKEAAEQDIESCRQLAESAGAEEASGKGARVATSTAVGAGVGAASGAVGGAISGAAGSGSMIGAASGAVWGLLTGIYYAFAGSPQPNQAYTNFVNRCLQEKGYEVTGWQ; this comes from the coding sequence ATGAAAAGGCGGACACAGCTGGTATTCGCATCGCTCCTGCTCGTGACATCGGCTTGTTCCGGCGCGAAGCCGATCTTGTATCCCAATCAGCATTTGCAAGCGGCTGGGAAAGAAGCGGCGGAGCAGGACATCGAATCGTGCAGACAATTGGCGGAGTCGGCCGGTGCGGAAGAAGCGAGCGGAAAGGGAGCCAGGGTCGCGACGAGCACGGCGGTCGGAGCGGGTGTCGGCGCCGCGAGTGGCGCTGTCGGAGGTGCCATTTCCGGGGCGGCCGGGAGTGGATCGATGATCGGCGCCGCGAGCGGCGCAGTCTGGGGACTCCTTACTGGAATCTATTACGCATTCGCAGGCTCCCCGCAGCCGAATCAGGCCTACACGAATTTCGTCAATCGGTGCCTTCAGGAAAAGGGCTATGAGGTGACGGGATGGCAGTGA
- a CDS encoding conserved exported protein of unknown function (Evidence 4 : Unknown function but conserved in other organisms; MaGe:77309766): MTTLWPGRCLSLGVAALLLASSIGLSQGAAVESPSAALPVFNEKEFLPYKQKGQGTVAGQAFLGASSGKAITQAGAPVHLIPITRYTRAWFDRTVRTAACSPPGDSPVADSTAAPHPPMNCAHEALRQLESDKRILPYLRTTRANPTGHFWFTKIPAGRYYIVSAIEGSLQKEDGPAGIAWLTIDLEAGEKATNLVVTDCKAGLC, translated from the coding sequence ATGACCACCCTGTGGCCAGGCCGGTGCCTCTCGCTCGGAGTAGCGGCACTGCTCTTGGCCAGCAGTATCGGCCTGAGCCAGGGTGCGGCCGTCGAATCGCCCTCCGCAGCTCTTCCGGTGTTCAATGAAAAGGAATTCCTGCCCTATAAGCAGAAAGGCCAGGGCACCGTGGCAGGCCAGGCCTTCCTTGGAGCCTCTTCAGGAAAGGCCATCACCCAAGCCGGCGCGCCGGTTCATTTGATCCCGATTACACGCTACACCCGTGCTTGGTTCGACCGCACCGTGAGGACCGCCGCCTGTTCACCGCCGGGCGATTCACCAGTAGCCGATTCCACAGCGGCACCACACCCGCCGATGAACTGCGCCCATGAGGCTCTCCGACAATTGGAATCGGACAAGCGAATTCTGCCCTATCTCCGCACCACCAGAGCAAACCCAACCGGCCACTTCTGGTTCACCAAAATCCCGGCCGGCCGCTACTACATCGTCAGCGCAATCGAAGGCAGTTTACAAAAAGAAGACGGACCGGCAGGCATCGCGTGGCTGACTATCGATCTTGAGGCAGGAGAAAAAGCAACCAACCTCGTCGTCACCGACTGCAAAGCCGGCCTGTGTTAG
- a CDS encoding Ferredoxin:thioredoxin reductase (MaGe:77309765): MAEPKQENLEKMWKYVKNCAEKSGTSMHPTPAVTEAVVKGLAMHIEELGKPLCPCNFYKDKQAEAKLRRWMCACDEMQIYKYCHCLLFVREDGLPITEYLPEGHEGREIYGLVTDPTPDKGRALRHKAVATTVPPGEPTPSSK, translated from the coding sequence ATGGCTGAGCCCAAGCAAGAGAACCTCGAAAAAATGTGGAAGTACGTGAAGAATTGCGCGGAAAAGAGCGGAACCAGCATGCACCCGACTCCCGCCGTCACCGAAGCGGTCGTAAAGGGGCTGGCGATGCACATTGAAGAGCTTGGCAAGCCGCTATGTCCCTGCAACTTTTACAAAGACAAGCAGGCCGAAGCCAAGCTCCGGCGATGGATGTGCGCCTGCGATGAGATGCAGATCTACAAATACTGCCACTGCCTCCTATTCGTCCGGGAAGACGGGCTGCCGATCACCGAATATCTCCCGGAAGGGCATGAAGGACGGGAGATCTACGGCCTCGTCACCGATCCAACACCGGACAAAGGCCGCGCACTGAGGCATAAGGCCGTTGCGACAACGGTTCCTCCAGGCGAGCCCACGCCGTCCAGCAAATGA